A window from Amblyomma americanum isolate KBUSLIRL-KWMA chromosome 7, ASM5285725v1, whole genome shotgun sequence encodes these proteins:
- the LOC144097269 gene encoding uncharacterized protein LOC144097269 — translation MSYIQPLPSLALGAFLLFFMTVPAFGSQGSDHPTSEVPDAFWLFEHFDDVVAVRDTNPDPMFKCLAAKRVAFDPDVPSATYRWSLNVDGDEEKKYPLIQYTAGPTPDAVNAVVNSDTGHPDTQRFLYTDYETCGILETHYFGNQCILWVPTDLKDSFPEECLKKHTEICGEGVSLYDKNLCGGTQA, via the exons ATGTCTTATATCCAGCCACTTCCTTCCCTAGCACTCGGAGCATTCCTGTTGTTCTTTATGACTGTGCCAGCATTCGGCTCCCAGGGCAGCGACCACCCCACGTCAGAGGTCCCGGACGCCTTTTGG CTTTTCGAACATTTCGACGACGTTGTCGCTGTGCGGGACACGAACCCGGATCCTATGTTCAAGTGCCTTGCAGCGAAGCGGGTCGCCTTCGACCCGGATGTCCCATCGGCCACATACCGCTGGTCGCTGAATGTCGACGGAGATGAAGAGAA AAAATACCCGCTAATACAGTACACAGCGGGACCTACACCCGACGCGGTTAATGCCGTCGTAAACTCTG ACACCGGTCACCCTGATACCCAACGCTTCCTCTACACCGACTACGAAACTTGCGGCATCTTGGAGACACATTATTTCGGGAACC AATGCATTCTTTGGGTGCCTACAGATTTGAAAGACTCGTTCCCAGAAGAGTGCTTGAAAAAGCATACCGAAATCTGCGGAGAGGGCGTCTCCCTGTACGACAAAAACCTGTGTGGGGGCACACAAGCCTGA